From Candidatus Polarisedimenticolaceae bacterium, a single genomic window includes:
- a CDS encoding SMP-30/gluconolactonase/LRE family protein, with product MKKALIPFALLALGALAYSDSPRDPLKLYPGNYRVLVENERVRVLDFTLAKGAKEEAHDHPANVAVFLADFRIRFTFPDGNTGMRVGHPGTVGYSDAVRHASENVGDTDAHGILVELKEPPPPPPGALTAVTLIHGLPGRGADLERHLLSLEGPTRAEPGCLRYDLYRSPDAPHEFMRYEVWSSAEALEAHKRSPHLKASFEKRQREGWTTQILTWDRVTAPATVERLDPRLDALIPVDTVVEKVVDGHDWTEGPLWDPASRSLLFSDVPRNAIFRWDGGGAARPVLEKSGYTGASPFPGREPGSNGLTFDRRGRLVMCQHGDRRIVRREEDGRLTVLADRFEGHRLNSPNDLVYRSNGDVFFTDPPFGLPKSFDDPGKEVPFQGVYRLTPDGKLTAVVRDLRAPNGIAFSPDEKILYVSNADNTNPVWMAYPVLADGSLGSGRVFADARAYVKDGEGVPDGLEVDAAGNVFGAAPGGVHVFAPDGTRLGRIVTGVKTGNVAWGGGGDLFVAANHAILRVRTLTRGPDPR from the coding sequence ATGAAGAAGGCGTTGATCCCGTTCGCACTCCTCGCTCTCGGCGCTCTCGCCTATTCCGATTCGCCGCGCGACCCCCTGAAGCTCTACCCCGGCAACTACCGCGTCCTCGTCGAGAACGAGCGCGTGCGCGTCCTCGACTTCACCCTGGCGAAGGGGGCGAAGGAGGAGGCGCACGACCATCCCGCGAACGTCGCGGTCTTCCTCGCCGACTTCAGGATCCGGTTCACGTTCCCCGACGGGAACACGGGCATGCGCGTCGGGCACCCCGGGACCGTCGGCTACAGCGACGCCGTGCGGCACGCCTCGGAGAACGTCGGCGACACCGACGCGCACGGGATCCTGGTGGAGCTCAAGGAGCCGCCGCCGCCCCCGCCGGGGGCGCTGACCGCCGTGACGCTGATCCACGGCCTGCCGGGAAGAGGCGCCGACCTCGAGCGCCACCTGCTGTCGCTCGAGGGGCCGACCCGCGCCGAGCCGGGGTGCCTGCGCTACGACCTCTATCGCTCCCCCGACGCGCCGCACGAGTTCATGCGTTACGAGGTCTGGTCGAGCGCGGAGGCGCTCGAGGCGCACAAGCGGAGCCCGCACCTGAAAGCCTCGTTCGAGAAGCGGCAGCGCGAGGGATGGACCACGCAGATCCTCACGTGGGATCGCGTGACGGCCCCTGCCACGGTGGAGCGCCTCGATCCGCGCCTGGACGCCCTGATTCCCGTGGACACCGTCGTGGAGAAGGTCGTGGACGGTCACGACTGGACGGAGGGACCGCTGTGGGACCCGGCGAGCCGCTCGTTGCTCTTTTCGGACGTCCCGCGCAATGCGATCTTCCGCTGGGACGGCGGCGGCGCGGCGCGGCCGGTCCTGGAGAAGAGCGGGTACACCGGCGCCTCGCCTTTCCCGGGGCGCGAGCCCGGCTCCAACGGCCTGACCTTCGACCGCCGCGGGCGCCTGGTGATGTGCCAGCACGGCGACCGGCGCATCGTGCGCCGCGAAGAGGACGGCCGGCTCACCGTCCTCGCCGACCGCTTCGAGGGGCACCGCCTCAACAGCCCGAACGATCTCGTCTACCGGTCGAACGGCGACGTCTTCTTCACCGACCCGCCGTTCGGGTTGCCGAAGTCGTTCGACGATCCCGGGAAGGAGGTCCCGTTCCAGGGGGTCTATCGCCTCACCCCCGATGGGAAGCTCACCGCGGTGGTGCGGGACCTGCGAGCGCCGAACGGGATCGCCTTCTCGCCGGACGAGAAAATCCTCTATGTCAGCAACGCCGACAACACGAATCCGGTGTGGATGGCGTATCCGGTGCTTGCCGACGGGAGTCTCGGCTCGGGACGCGTCTTCGCCGACGCGCGCGCCTACGTGAAGGACGGGGAGGGGGTTCCCGACGGCCTGGAAGTGGACGCCGCGGGGAACGTCTTCGGCGCGGCCCCCGGCGGCGTCCACGTCTTCGCTCC